One Coffea arabica cultivar ET-39 chromosome 5e, Coffea Arabica ET-39 HiFi, whole genome shotgun sequence DNA segment encodes these proteins:
- the LOC113722665 gene encoding protein ROOT PRIMORDIUM DEFECTIVE 1-like: MRILQDLTCNNPTIIRYYHFPLSFTLFNSPSSARTIIQTRWKKKPANTAQTRLHARTRDPKLDPLTAHFVRLSRILNLHRLVSARKRGPFVSLQLLSRWAPHVGLDTIPVGAFLRKYPHVFDVFTHPILRNVCFKFRQEFVELLKEENDVIRGLEFESVMRIKKILMMSVNGSIHLHALRLARKELGLPEDFRESIIQKYDHVFRMVNLEVVELVRGISYNSGPDDSDENERFIGVAEVEKWREKEYREKWLSEFEVKYAFPMNFPTGFKKEAGFKDKLRNWQRLNYVKPYEKKEVVRVRTCGVVERYEKRAVAIIHELLCLTVEKMVDVQHLVHFRKDLGIEVNLRELVLKHPGIFYMSTKGDTQMVFLREAYSKGCLVEPNPIYDVRRKMLDLILLGPRCTRRLRTEWEVSNQGQDVICTESRRKVSDEEQDISCIERQGEAKDGDFVIPILEDFADCSHQNGHQ, encoded by the coding sequence ATGAGAATCCTTCAAGACTTGACCTGCAACAACCCAACCATAATCCGATATTACCATTTCCCACTTTCTTTCACCCTATTCAACTCTCCATCCTCTGCTCGCACCATCATCCAGACCCGGTGGAAGAAAAAACCCGCCAACACTGCCCAAACCCGCCTCCATGCCCGTACTCGGGACCCCAAATTGGACCCTCTCACAGCCCATTTTGTCAGGCTCAGCCGCATCCTCAACCTTCACCGTCTCGTTTCAGCCCGAAAACGGGGACCCTTTGTCTCCCTTCAGCTCCTCTCCAGGTGGGCTCCGCACGTTGGCCTCGATACAATACCTGTTGGAGCGTTTCTCCGGAAATACCCCCATGTGTTCGATGTATTTACTCACCCGATTCTGAGAAATGTGTGTTTTAAATTTAGGCAGGAATTTGTGGAATTGTTGAAGGAAGAGAACGATGTTATACGTGGACTTGAATTTGAGAGTGTGATGAGAAtaaagaagattttgatgatgtCTGTTAATGGCAGTATTCATTTGCATGCTCTTAGATTGGCTAGGAAAGAATTGGGATTACCTGAAGATTTTCGTGAATCGATAATTCAGAAGTATGATCATGTTTTTAGGATGGTAAATTTAGAGGTTGTTGAATTGGTAAGGGGAATTAGTTACAATTCTGGTCCTGATGATAGTGACGAAAATGAGAGGTTCATAGGTGTGGCCGAGGTTGAAAAGTGGAGGGAGAAAGAGTATAGGGAGAAGTGGTTGAGTGAATTTGAGGTTAAGTATGCATTTCCGATGAATTTTCCTACAGGGTTTAAGAAAGAAGCTGGGTTTAAGGATAAGCTAAGGAACTGGCAAAGGCTTAATTATGTGAAGCCATATGAGAAAAAGGAGGTGGTTCGGGTGCGGACTTGTGGTGTGGTTGAGCGGTATGAGAAGCGGGCTGTGGCAATTATTCATGAGTTATTGTGTTTGACAGTGGAGAAAATGGTGGATGTTCAACATTTGGTACATTTTAGGAAGGATCTTGGGATTGAGGTCAATTTACGTGAGCTTGTTTTGAAGCACCCGGGGATATTTTACATGTCTACTAAAGGAGATACTCAAATGGTTTTCCTTAGGGAAGCTTATAGTAAAGGATGCTTGGTTGAGCCAAATCCAATATACGATGTGAGGAGGAAGATGTTGGATCTTATTCTGTTAGGACCTCGTTGTACCCGACGACTCAGGACTGAATGGGAAGTCAGTAATCAGGGACAGGATGTAATTTGCACTGAGAGCAGAAGGAAAGTCAGTGATGAGGAACAGGATATAAGTTGCATTGAGAGacaaggagaggcaaaagatGGTGATTTTGTCATTCCAATTTTGGAAGATTTTGCAGACTGCAGTCATCAGAACGGACACCAATGA